The Christiangramia flava JLT2011 genome has a segment encoding these proteins:
- the rpmA gene encoding 50S ribosomal protein L27: protein MAHKKGVGSSKNGRESESKRLGVKIFGGQAAIAGNILVRQRGFTHHPGANVYAGKDHTLHAKVDGIVKFARKQGDKSYVSIEPFEA, encoded by the coding sequence ATGGCACACAAAAAAGGAGTTGGTAGTTCCAAGAACGGTAGAGAATCAGAATCGAAACGATTAGGAGTGAAGATCTTCGGAGGTCAGGCTGCTATCGCTGGAAATATCCTAGTAAGACAGCGTGGATTTACTCACCATCCAGGTGCGAACGTTTACGCAGGTAAAGACCATACACTTCATGCTAAAGTTGACGGAATTGTAAAATTCGCCAGGAAGCAGGGAGATAAATCATACGTTTCTATCGAGCCTTTTGAAGCTTAA
- a CDS encoding TIGR03643 family protein — protein MIAEEYGFNEREIDRIIAMAWEDRTPFEAIEYQFNLTEKEVIQFMREQMHPRNWRKWRARVQGRKTKHSKLRKDSVKRFKSNAQRQITGNRISKKKY, from the coding sequence ATGATTGCAGAAGAATATGGTTTCAATGAAAGAGAGATAGATAGAATTATCGCTATGGCCTGGGAAGATCGTACGCCCTTTGAAGCCATTGAATATCAATTCAATCTTACCGAGAAAGAGGTCATCCAGTTCATGCGGGAGCAAATGCATCCCCGGAACTGGAGAAAATGGCGTGCCCGCGTACAGGGAAGAAAAACCAAGCATTCGAAACTGCGGAAAGATTCTGTAAAAAGGTTTAAAAGTAACGCTCAAAGGCAGATAACCGGTAACAGGATATCCAAAAAGAAGTATTAG